From the Saccharomonospora marina XMU15 genome, the window GATGCCCACAAAGTACACCTGACTCGGCGCGGCGAAAGCAAGGCAGGCAGCGAGGATCACACCTTTGCCGCAATGGCGGCGAAGTCCTCCACGCCGAGCTGCTCGCCACGGCTGCGCGGGTCGATTCCGGCCGACACGAGCAGTTCGGCCGCACGGTCGGCCGAACCCGCCCACGCGGCGAGTGCCGCGCGCAGCGTCTTTCGCCGTTGTGAGAAGGCCGCGTCCACGACCTCGAAGACTCCCCTGCGATCGATGTCGGCAGGCGGTGGCCGCCGCTCGAACTCCACGAGCGCGGAATCCACGTTCGGCACCGGCCAGAACACCGACCTGCCGACCGCGCTGACCTTGCGCGCCCTGCCGTACCAGGCGAGCTTCACGCTGGGCACCCCGTACACCCGGCTCCCCGGTCGTGCGGCCATCCGGTCGGCCACCTCGGTCTGCACCATCACCAGTCCGTGACCCATCGACGGCAGCTCCGCGAGCAGGTGGAGAACCACGGGAACTGCCACGTTGTACGGCAGGTTGGCCACGAGCGCGGTCGGCGGTCGCGGCAAGTCCTGTGAGCGCAGGCAGAGCGCGTCGGCACGAAGCACGGTAAGGCGGTCGAACGCGCTGGGCGCACGCTCGCGCACCGTAACCGGAAGCCGTGTCGCGAGCACGGAATCGACCTCCACGGCGATCACCTGCGCGCCACTGCCCAGCAGCCCCAGGGTCAACGAACCGAGACCGGGACCAACCTCCAGCACCACGTCGGCAGGGCCGACCTCGGCCAACTCCACGATGCGCCGCACGGTGTTGGCGTCGTGCACGAAGTTCTGGCCCAGCTTCTTGGTCGGCCGCAGGTCGAGTTCGTCCGCCAGCCTGCGGACGTCGGCGGGCCCCAGCAGGCCCGGTGGTTCGTT encodes:
- the rsmA gene encoding 16S rRNA (adenine(1518)-N(6)/adenine(1519)-N(6))-dimethyltransferase RsmA, with the protein product MNEPPGLLGPADVRRLADELDLRPTKKLGQNFVHDANTVRRIVELAEVGPADVVLEVGPGLGSLTLGLLGSGAQVIAVEVDSVLATRLPVTVRERAPSAFDRLTVLRADALCLRSQDLPRPPTALVANLPYNVAVPVVLHLLAELPSMGHGLVMVQTEVADRMAARPGSRVYGVPSVKLAWYGRARKVSAVGRSVFWPVPNVDSALVEFERRPPPADIDRRGVFEVVDAAFSQRRKTLRAALAAWAGSADRAAELLVSAGIDPRSRGEQLGVEDFAAIAAKV